Proteins encoded by one window of Cuniculiplasma divulgatum:
- a CDS encoding PH domain-containing protein produces MGAMEIKTTLKATILIAIFSVFLEISPKNFTNYLIFLLISYLLVALYILWKRNYKFIITDSEIEVKNFFLNHTILSRNVSEAFSTQGYLQKKFGLESIYIISRGRNLLIKDKPLGNKIHSDLKIVLGERFSD; encoded by the coding sequence ATGGGAGCAATGGAAATTAAAACTACATTAAAAGCTACAATCCTGATAGCCATTTTCTCTGTATTTCTAGAAATTTCACCAAAAAATTTCACCAATTATCTTATTTTCCTTTTAATATCCTATCTATTGGTTGCTTTGTATATACTTTGGAAAAGAAATTATAAATTTATAATAACGGATTCAGAGATAGAAGTTAAGAATTTCTTCCTCAATCACACAATTCTATCAAGAAACGTGTCTGAGGCTTTTTCAACTCAAGGTTACCTTCAAAAGAAATTTGGTTTGGAATCAATCTACATTATATCAAGGGGACGAAATCTTCTCATAAAAGATAAACCACTGGGAAATAAAATTCACAGCGACTTAAAAATAGTTCTGGGTGAAAGATTTTCCGATT